A portion of the Luteibaculum oceani genome contains these proteins:
- a CDS encoding ParB/RepB/Spo0J family partition protein, whose protein sequence is MAKKQALGRGLGALLKNEETDITSKYSKQKDPSTVGSVALISLSSIETNPFQPRTTFEEEALKELADSIKQLGVIQPITVRKLGYDKFQLISGERRFRASKMAGLEEIPAYVRIANDQSMLEMAIVENVQRQDLDAIEVALSYQRLIDECKLTQEELGERVGKNRTTVTNYLRLLKLPEEVQAAIMLRKISMGHARALLGTTDKELQVAILEEILSEGLSVRAVEELVRNQNIAEKEGKKVSPSSKKSKGEQREPTEIEQSVAQTFTEKFGFTSSLKCGPKGKGKLEINYKNPEQLKKLLELLS, encoded by the coding sequence ATGGCAAAGAAACAAGCATTAGGTAGAGGATTAGGCGCGTTGCTTAAGAATGAAGAAACCGATATCACCTCAAAATACTCTAAACAAAAGGATCCATCAACCGTTGGGTCTGTTGCTTTAATCTCTTTAAGCAGCATAGAAACTAACCCTTTTCAACCTCGTACAACTTTTGAGGAAGAAGCACTAAAAGAATTAGCTGACTCCATTAAGCAACTCGGTGTAATCCAACCAATTACGGTAAGAAAACTGGGGTACGATAAGTTTCAGCTTATTTCGGGGGAAAGAAGATTTAGAGCGTCGAAAATGGCTGGGCTGGAAGAAATTCCTGCCTATGTTAGAATTGCCAACGACCAAAGTATGTTGGAAATGGCGATTGTGGAAAACGTACAACGCCAAGATCTTGACGCTATTGAAGTTGCACTTTCCTACCAACGACTAATTGATGAATGCAAGCTAACCCAAGAAGAACTTGGAGAGCGCGTTGGAAAAAACAGAACTACAGTAACCAATTACCTAAGACTTCTAAAGCTTCCAGAAGAAGTACAAGCAGCTATCATGCTTCGCAAAATCTCTATGGGGCACGCAAGAGCCCTTTTGGGAACTACTGACAAGGAGTTACAAGTTGCCATTCTAGAAGAAATTCTTTCCGAAGGGTTATCGGTAAGAGCGGTGGAAGAGTTGGTTAGAAACCAAAATATCGCTGAAAAAGAAGGTAAAAAAGTTAGTCCTAGTAGTAAAAAGTCTAAGGGCGAACAAAGAGAACCTACCGAAATAGAACAGTCTGTTGCTCAAACTTTTACCGAAAAATTCGGCTTTACATCCAGCCTTAAATGTGGCCCAAAAGGAAAAGGAAAGCTTGAGATTAATTACAAAAACCCAGAACAATTAAAGAAGCTATTGGAGCTTTTATCTTAG
- the dapB gene encoding 4-hydroxy-tetrahydrodipicolinate reductase has product MSNPSYKIALIGYGKMGKTIEQLAISMGHNIVAKFDSNNPLTEEKLLASSADFAIEFTRPEAAAENISICAKAQVPVAVGTTGWLNKLPEVKATLEANSSKMLYASNFSIGVNILFEINRKLASIMSSFPEYGVEIEEVHHTQKLDAPSGTAISLAEGILDNIPDLNGWSLHENLKEDADDIPIKAIRQDDVKGIHHVTYTSSIDKIEISHEAFNRNGFAQGSILAGIFLCKQKEAGVYTIKDFFKSL; this is encoded by the coding sequence ATGTCGAATCCTTCTTACAAAATTGCCCTCATTGGATACGGAAAAATGGGGAAGACCATTGAACAACTTGCAATTTCAATGGGACATAACATTGTTGCAAAATTCGACAGCAACAACCCTCTAACCGAAGAAAAACTATTAGCTTCTAGTGCCGACTTTGCAATAGAATTTACACGTCCGGAAGCTGCTGCAGAAAACATATCCATTTGTGCCAAAGCACAAGTACCTGTTGCTGTTGGTACAACGGGCTGGTTAAATAAACTGCCAGAAGTTAAAGCTACATTGGAGGCCAACTCCAGCAAAATGCTGTATGCCAGCAATTTTAGTATTGGGGTAAATATTTTATTCGAAATCAACCGAAAACTGGCCTCCATCATGAGCTCCTTTCCGGAGTACGGTGTAGAAATTGAAGAGGTACACCATACTCAAAAGCTAGACGCCCCGTCTGGAACGGCAATTTCCCTTGCTGAGGGAATCCTTGATAATATTCCAGATCTAAACGGTTGGTCGCTTCATGAAAATTTGAAGGAAGACGCCGATGATATTCCAATTAAAGCCATTAGGCAAGACGATGTAAAGGGGATACACCATGTGACCTACACATCCTCTATTGATAAAATTGAAATTAGCCACGAAGCCTTCAATAGAAATGGGTTTGCACAGGGATCTATCCTAGCGGGTATCTTCCTTTGTAAACAAAAAGAAGCTGGCGTTTACACCATTAAAGATTTCTTTAAAAGCTTATAA
- a CDS encoding acyl-CoA carboxylase subunit beta, producing the protein MAKQDLSFNKNEDKIKLLISEMEHKLKKIHLGGGKKKIEKQHAQGKLTARERIDFLLDPDTERIEIGAFVGEGMYEEYGGCPSGGVVVVMGYVKGRQCIVVANDATVKAGAWFPITAKKNLRAQEIAMENRLPIIYLVDSAGVFLPMQDEIFPDKEHFGRIFRNNARMSAMGIPQISAVMGSCVAGGAYLPIMSDESLIVNKTGTIFLAGSYLVKAAIGEDIDNETLGGATTHNEISGVCDYKSEDDKDCLKTIRNLMDKLGDTEKAGFNREKPAAPKSNPEEILGLYPSAVPKPFDVREIIKRLVDNSEFTEYKKDYGKTILTCYARIDGWSVGIVANQREVVKNGRGEMQFGGVIYSESADKAARFIMNCNQKKIPLVFLQDVTGFMVGSRSEHNGIIKDGAKLVNAMANSVVPKFTIVMGYSYGAGNYAMCGKAYDPRLIVGWPTAEIAVMGGTQAAKVLTQIQTAALKSKGEEIDKKKEEELFKKIKDRYDNQTTPYYAASRLWIDAVINPLDTRKWVSMGIEAANHAPIEKPYNVGVIQT; encoded by the coding sequence ATGGCAAAACAAGATTTAAGTTTTAACAAAAACGAGGATAAGATTAAGCTGCTCATCAGTGAGATGGAGCATAAGCTAAAGAAGATACACCTTGGAGGAGGTAAAAAGAAAATTGAAAAACAGCATGCCCAAGGTAAATTAACAGCTCGCGAGCGTATTGACTTTTTACTAGATCCAGATACCGAAAGAATAGAGATTGGAGCTTTTGTTGGAGAGGGCATGTACGAAGAATACGGAGGATGCCCTAGCGGAGGAGTTGTTGTTGTAATGGGATATGTAAAAGGCCGTCAATGTATTGTTGTTGCCAATGATGCCACTGTAAAAGCTGGAGCTTGGTTCCCAATTACCGCTAAAAAGAATTTAAGAGCGCAAGAAATTGCCATGGAAAACAGACTACCTATCATCTACTTGGTAGATAGCGCTGGTGTATTCCTCCCAATGCAGGATGAGATATTTCCCGATAAGGAACATTTCGGTAGAATTTTTAGAAACAACGCCAGAATGTCTGCCATGGGAATTCCTCAAATTTCTGCGGTTATGGGATCTTGTGTTGCTGGAGGTGCCTACTTACCAATAATGAGCGACGAATCGCTTATCGTGAATAAAACGGGAACTATTTTCCTTGCTGGCTCCTATCTTGTTAAAGCTGCGATTGGAGAGGATATTGACAACGAAACTCTAGGTGGCGCTACAACACATAACGAGATTAGTGGGGTTTGCGACTATAAATCTGAGGACGACAAAGATTGCCTTAAAACCATCAGAAACTTGATGGATAAGTTAGGCGATACAGAAAAAGCTGGATTTAACAGGGAAAAGCCCGCTGCGCCTAAATCCAATCCAGAAGAAATTCTCGGCCTATACCCTTCCGCGGTTCCAAAGCCTTTCGACGTAAGGGAAATCATTAAGCGCCTGGTAGATAATAGTGAATTCACGGAGTACAAGAAAGACTATGGAAAAACCATCCTAACCTGCTATGCACGTATAGATGGATGGAGCGTGGGTATTGTTGCCAATCAAAGAGAAGTGGTAAAAAATGGTCGCGGGGAAATGCAATTCGGAGGAGTAATCTACTCAGAATCAGCAGATAAAGCAGCCCGATTCATAATGAACTGCAACCAGAAGAAAATTCCACTTGTTTTCCTTCAAGATGTTACTGGATTTATGGTAGGCTCCAGATCTGAGCACAATGGAATAATTAAGGACGGAGCTAAATTGGTTAACGCCATGGCAAATTCCGTAGTTCCAAAATTCACCATCGTGATGGGATACTCATACGGGGCAGGTAATTACGCTATGTGTGGAAAGGCATACGACCCAAGACTTATTGTTGGCTGGCCGACAGCAGAAATTGCAGTTATGGGAGGTACACAGGCAGCAAAGGTTCTTACTCAAATTCAAACTGCTGCGCTTAAATCCAAGGGGGAAGAAATTGACAAGAAAAAAGAGGAAGAGTTATTTAAGAAGATAAAAGATCGCTACGATAACCAAACCACTCCATATTACGCTGCATCAAGACTTTGGATAGATGCAGTTATCAATCCACTAGACACCAGAAAATGGGTAAGTATGGGTATTGAGGCCGCAAACCATGCACCCATTGAAAAGCCTTACAACGTTGGAGTTATTCAAACCTGA
- a CDS encoding WbqC family protein: protein MSPFEKVILPCCYFPNIDWILAAANADEVFIEKHENFSKQTYRNRMRILSANGVQDLILPVLNKNSKEGITQMQVNHDENWAWNHWHSVKSAYGKSPYFEYYEHHFEAFFRSAENWNLWQINLNSIQLSFNLLKLDLDVEFTKEFKAEYGVNGDLRKQFKPSKHPQLFHQEKYLQVFADRFDFKPNLSVLDLLFNLGPQSLAYILKQELNPYH from the coding sequence TTGAGCCCATTTGAAAAAGTTATTTTACCCTGTTGTTACTTTCCAAACATCGACTGGATCCTTGCCGCTGCCAATGCAGATGAGGTTTTTATAGAGAAGCACGAAAACTTTTCGAAGCAAACCTATCGCAATAGAATGCGGATTTTATCTGCGAATGGGGTACAAGACCTTATCCTGCCGGTGCTGAATAAAAATAGTAAGGAAGGTATAACTCAAATGCAGGTGAATCACGATGAAAATTGGGCATGGAACCATTGGCACTCGGTGAAATCCGCCTATGGGAAATCACCGTATTTTGAGTATTACGAACACCATTTTGAAGCCTTTTTTAGGAGTGCAGAAAATTGGAATCTCTGGCAAATTAACCTCAATAGTATTCAACTGTCCTTTAACTTACTGAAGTTGGATCTAGATGTAGAATTCACCAAGGAATTTAAGGCTGAATATGGGGTAAATGGTGATTTAAGAAAACAGTTTAAACCCAGCAAACATCCACAGCTATTCCATCAAGAAAAGTATTTACAGGTTTTTGCAGACCGTTTTGATTTTAAGCCTAACCTGTCGGTTTTAGATCTTCTATTTAACTTGGGACCGCAAAGCCTAGCATATATTTTAAAACAAGAATTAAACCCATACCATTAA
- the msrA gene encoding peptide-methionine (S)-S-oxide reductase MsrA: protein MEKATFGGGCFWCTEAIFKDLEGVLYVEPGYAGGTIKNPGYKEVCTGRTGHAEVIRIHFDAAVVSYAKLLEVFFRTHDPTTLNRQGNDVGTQYRSAVFYHNDFQKNCAETIIERLTAEGAYPNPIVTEITEVNNYYPAEDYHKNYFERNQDQPYCAMVVKPKVEKFKKVFSEVLKEGV, encoded by the coding sequence ATGGAAAAAGCAACTTTTGGTGGAGGATGTTTTTGGTGTACCGAAGCCATTTTTAAAGATTTAGAAGGGGTTTTGTACGTAGAACCTGGTTATGCTGGTGGAACTATAAAAAACCCAGGGTACAAAGAAGTTTGTACTGGCAGAACTGGACATGCCGAGGTAATTCGGATTCATTTTGACGCCGCGGTTGTGAGTTACGCTAAATTGCTGGAAGTATTTTTCCGAACTCATGACCCAACTACACTAAATCGTCAGGGAAATGATGTGGGAACACAGTATAGATCTGCTGTTTTCTATCACAATGATTTTCAGAAAAATTGTGCGGAAACAATAATTGAACGACTTACTGCTGAGGGAGCTTACCCCAACCCTATTGTTACCGAGATTACGGAAGTAAACAATTATTACCCAGCAGAAGACTACCACAAAAATTACTTCGAGCGAAATCAAGACCAACCTTACTGCGCTATGGTAGTAAAGCCTAAGGTGGAAAAGTTCAAGAAAGTTTTTTCAGAAGTATTAAAGGAAGGCGTATAA
- the lepB gene encoding signal peptidase I, translating to MLNLLSQWVAPLIIALLISSIAFTYIGSIARISDQSMQPNFNEGDIVWIKKIGFNQQFLGLSIPPIQIPLGSIGKGTLKRGNTVAIFQPEKKLKSIKRLVGMPGDTLKLKRRSILVNGEKWDYPVVQSHYYRISFKSEKDKKRLLRTNSSAFLGPLKDRKFFLFNLDDSTYHEILSDSGIAFIHPLFSGPKVKNEAIWPYWKRYGWNESMMGPFYVPQKGDSILLNAHSFNLYKDLIAKYEGVFLNKSGSEIRINGEIATHYTFKRDYVFVIGDNIPISYDSRFYGPLPKDYIFGRISCLIFSNFGVE from the coding sequence ATATTAAATCTCCTCAGCCAATGGGTTGCCCCTCTGATTATAGCACTGCTTATTTCTAGCATTGCCTTTACTTACATTGGAAGTATTGCACGGATATCCGACCAATCGATGCAACCAAACTTTAATGAAGGAGATATAGTTTGGATTAAAAAAATTGGTTTCAACCAGCAATTTTTAGGATTGAGTATCCCTCCAATCCAAATACCCCTTGGGAGCATAGGTAAGGGTACCCTTAAAAGAGGGAATACGGTAGCCATCTTTCAGCCTGAAAAAAAACTAAAGTCCATCAAAAGATTGGTAGGTATGCCAGGAGACACGCTTAAACTCAAGCGCCGATCTATCCTTGTAAATGGTGAGAAATGGGACTACCCAGTCGTCCAATCACACTATTACAGAATTAGTTTTAAATCCGAAAAGGATAAAAAACGCCTTCTTAGAACCAACAGCAGTGCCTTTCTCGGACCTTTAAAAGATCGCAAGTTCTTCCTCTTTAATTTAGACGATAGCACATACCACGAAATACTCTCAGATAGTGGGATAGCCTTTATCCACCCCTTGTTTTCTGGTCCAAAAGTTAAAAATGAAGCCATATGGCCCTATTGGAAAAGGTACGGTTGGAATGAAAGTATGATGGGTCCATTTTACGTACCACAAAAGGGGGACTCAATTCTGCTAAACGCGCACTCCTTTAATCTTTACAAAGACTTAATCGCCAAATATGAGGGTGTCTTTTTAAATAAATCAGGGTCCGAAATTCGAATAAATGGAGAGATTGCAACCCATTACACATTTAAAAGAGATTACGTTTTTGTCATAGGTGACAATATCCCAATATCCTATGATTCAAGATTTTACGGCCCCTTACCTAAAGACTACATATTTGGTAGGATTAGCTGCCTAATCTTTAGTAATTTCGGCGTCGAATAA
- a CDS encoding DUF5683 domain-containing protein, with product MLRYFFLSVLIISSHFAFSQRIENAKGVEKRNEVFAKEKSPHTASILSAAFPGAGHLYIGQWYKSAIIWAGIGGGIYAINFNSKLHKEHKQAYIARLDDDPNTNATGVYATADINSLKENMDFYRKNRDLSIILTSFGYVLNIIWATVDTHLLYFDISDDISLNIRPSLNYFDKPNTGITLALTLK from the coding sequence ATGCTGCGGTATTTTTTTCTTTCGGTTCTTATCATTTCATCTCATTTTGCATTTTCCCAGCGCATAGAAAATGCGAAGGGGGTAGAAAAGCGAAATGAGGTTTTTGCCAAGGAAAAATCACCGCACACGGCTTCTATTTTATCGGCAGCTTTTCCAGGTGCTGGGCACCTATACATTGGACAGTGGTATAAATCTGCAATTATTTGGGCCGGAATTGGGGGAGGCATTTACGCTATCAATTTCAATTCCAAGCTCCATAAAGAACACAAGCAGGCTTATATCGCGAGATTGGATGATGACCCAAACACCAATGCAACTGGTGTTTATGCCACAGCAGACATTAACAGCCTTAAGGAGAATATGGATTTCTACAGGAAAAATAGAGATCTAAGTATCATTCTTACCTCCTTTGGCTATGTATTAAATATTATTTGGGCCACAGTGGATACCCACCTACTATACTTCGATATTTCTGATGATATCAGCCTAAATATCCGCCCATCACTAAACTATTTCGATAAACCTAACACGGGAATTACTTTAGCACTTACTCTAAAATAA
- a CDS encoding T9SS type B sorting domain-containing protein encodes MISPYLRIFLSLFGILLFSLVFGQPTSNSPVCEKEQILLKANLTASSYSWTGPNGFSSTQRDPSLTATMAASGDYFLSVVINGNTQTYSTNVQVNQAPEAPQVSNVNGCAGDPINIIPNNNDPGLTYTWTLPGGSTTTGVPLNINTNGGAGGGNYTVVATNPNCTSEVESFSVSVFNKPGLATVNGELNVCEGEPLNITAANTGGNTVVWILPDGSEVTGINLFLPGMQSGNAGTYGVKLKNPGCEGAVNNFTVNVLAPPSGFTISGDTTYCVGDNVRFNLSYGGSLAQATYQWSGPNGFNSNQRNPSFTAQSGNTGTYSVRVTVNPNATGSQKCPSDPVDFTIEVNDYPAAPQLEADPAVQNGRIYACEDDPVTIFTRNKGNSAIKWIHPTKGELLDDTIKFPKIALQDTGIYQVILINGICESSPVNFTVGLTEVPKVLSYEMPEYICDRTELTIIPEVLADYDFTWTLNGNVESTKDTFNLTEVRHEDHRGTLLVDASFFGCAMVTDTLDFPVLRQIKDIGFYTNPADTFCLGDDVVFFTDAGDSATYRWSGPNNFFHLEYGNGGVSTKITDVTSRDAGVYQIITTNPCGADTTSRYIPIFPEPEIRIYGDTGICDLETTEIFVEFLNSDSIDLVWSTGDIGKSAIISEPQVVTILAENEFTCTKTFEQKIHLECLPEVYVPTAFTPNEDQINDVLEVKHHNIETLQLWLYNKYGEVIFNTTQKNPTWSGKGHPNGLYYFRIEYTGKKDGRVFLGEQNGTVQLIR; translated from the coding sequence ATGATTTCTCCCTACCTGAGAATCTTCTTATCACTTTTTGGCATTCTGTTATTCAGCTTGGTTTTCGGACAACCTACCAGTAATAGCCCGGTTTGTGAAAAGGAGCAAATTTTGCTTAAGGCAAACTTAACGGCTAGCTCCTACAGCTGGACTGGACCAAATGGTTTTTCTTCAACCCAAAGAGATCCAAGCTTAACGGCTACCATGGCGGCTAGCGGAGATTATTTTCTATCCGTTGTAATTAATGGTAATACCCAAACCTACTCCACCAACGTTCAGGTAAATCAGGCGCCAGAAGCACCCCAAGTTTCAAATGTAAATGGTTGCGCCGGAGATCCAATTAATATCATTCCAAACAATAATGACCCAGGATTGACTTATACCTGGACACTTCCGGGCGGTTCCACTACTACTGGAGTCCCGCTAAACATCAACACCAATGGCGGTGCAGGAGGTGGAAATTATACTGTTGTTGCTACCAATCCAAACTGTACAAGTGAGGTAGAGTCGTTTTCTGTTTCTGTGTTTAACAAGCCTGGATTGGCTACGGTAAATGGAGAGTTAAATGTTTGCGAAGGGGAACCCCTTAATATTACCGCTGCAAACACGGGAGGAAATACAGTTGTATGGATTTTACCTGATGGCTCTGAGGTTACAGGTATTAATTTATTCTTACCCGGAATGCAAAGTGGTAATGCTGGTACCTATGGCGTTAAATTGAAAAACCCAGGTTGTGAGGGCGCAGTAAATAATTTCACGGTAAACGTCTTGGCTCCACCATCTGGCTTTACAATATCTGGCGATACTACTTACTGTGTTGGCGATAATGTACGGTTTAATTTAAGCTACGGTGGTAGTCTAGCACAAGCCACTTACCAATGGAGTGGTCCAAACGGATTTAACAGCAACCAAAGAAATCCATCCTTTACCGCTCAGTCTGGAAACACAGGAACGTATTCTGTGAGGGTTACGGTAAATCCTAATGCCACCGGCTCGCAAAAATGCCCCTCCGATCCGGTTGATTTTACCATTGAAGTAAATGATTACCCCGCTGCACCGCAGTTGGAAGCAGATCCAGCTGTGCAAAATGGAAGAATATACGCCTGCGAGGATGACCCTGTTACTATCTTTACTAGAAACAAAGGGAATTCAGCTATCAAATGGATACATCCAACTAAAGGAGAATTACTGGATGACACCATTAAATTCCCTAAAATAGCACTTCAAGACACGGGAATATACCAGGTAATTTTAATTAACGGAATCTGTGAAAGTTCTCCTGTAAACTTTACCGTGGGTCTGACAGAAGTTCCCAAAGTTCTTTCATACGAAATGCCAGAGTATATCTGCGACCGAACAGAGCTAACCATTATTCCAGAGGTATTGGCAGATTACGACTTTACTTGGACCTTGAACGGGAATGTTGAATCTACCAAAGATACATTTAACCTTACTGAAGTTAGACATGAAGATCATAGGGGTACATTGCTGGTAGATGCCTCATTCTTCGGGTGTGCAATGGTTACAGATACATTAGATTTTCCGGTACTTAGACAAATTAAGGACATAGGATTTTACACCAACCCCGCAGATACTTTTTGTCTGGGAGACGATGTAGTATTTTTCACAGATGCAGGAGATTCTGCAACATATCGTTGGTCGGGACCTAACAACTTCTTCCACCTGGAATATGGGAATGGAGGGGTTTCGACAAAAATAACTGATGTAACATCACGAGATGCTGGGGTTTATCAGATTATTACTACCAATCCTTGTGGTGCAGATACCACATCACGGTACATTCCCATTTTTCCCGAACCAGAAATTAGAATCTATGGAGATACGGGAATATGCGACCTTGAAACCACTGAAATATTTGTAGAGTTCCTCAATTCCGATAGCATAGACCTAGTATGGAGTACGGGGGATATCGGTAAATCTGCGATCATTTCTGAACCGCAGGTAGTTACAATTTTAGCAGAGAACGAGTTTACATGTACAAAAACCTTTGAGCAAAAAATTCATTTAGAATGTTTGCCAGAAGTTTATGTTCCAACCGCATTCACGCCTAACGAAGACCAGATCAACGATGTGCTAGAAGTTAAACATCACAACATTGAAACCCTGCAATTGTGGTTGTACAATAAATATGGTGAAGTGATTTTCAACACCACTCAAAAAAATCCCACCTGGTCTGGAAAGGGTCACCCCAATGGTCTCTATTATTTCCGAATAGAATACACCGGCAAGAAAGATGGTCGTGTTTTCTTAGGAGAACAAAATGGAACAGTTCAGTTAATTCGCTAG
- a CDS encoding S26 family signal peptidase, with translation MSAYIVLALIFITQLIALPYFFAKAGRKAWEGAIPFYNWLIWTKVIQKPWYWALIMLFPGVNILMLAVLNVELANAFNQRKIQDHLLAIFLPFIYLPYLAFSVKPEYVGPIDWKNKKKGIAREWGHAIVFAVIAASLIRGYAIEAYTIPTGSMEKSLLIGDYLFVSKLSYGPRIPETPLSIPFTHHTIPGTDGMKSFTDWLSFPYFRLPGLGKVERFDPVVFNFAPGDTVIVDMQQQDLGQNSRDMAVRLNRASRPVTDQQVKAAKQYLLNNKDWVVRPNDKKENYIKRCIGMPGDTLKIVDAQVFIDGKAIENPENYQQAYNVLSSTPLNRSVLKRRFNINSNDVFEGMNGREYNVPLNPRDADKLKEIPGVIAVEQEISEKRSTPPANMPIFPNDPGFNWTEDNFGPLYIPKKGATINLNLGLLPLYETVIRKYEGNDLKVKKGKIYINGEQTSKYTFKMDYYFMMGDNRHRSADSRYWGFVPENHVVGKAVFIWFSTDPETGIRWDRIFSFAN, from the coding sequence ATGTCCGCATATATAGTCCTAGCACTAATTTTTATTACCCAATTAATAGCTCTCCCCTATTTTTTTGCAAAGGCAGGAAGAAAGGCTTGGGAAGGTGCCATCCCCTTTTACAATTGGCTTATTTGGACCAAAGTAATTCAAAAGCCTTGGTACTGGGCGCTTATCATGCTTTTCCCGGGTGTAAACATCCTAATGTTGGCGGTGTTAAATGTAGAATTAGCAAATGCCTTCAACCAACGTAAAATACAGGATCACCTCCTCGCCATATTTCTCCCATTTATTTACCTGCCCTACCTCGCTTTTTCAGTTAAACCTGAATATGTTGGACCAATAGACTGGAAAAACAAGAAAAAAGGAATAGCACGAGAGTGGGGACACGCCATTGTATTCGCGGTAATTGCGGCATCGTTAATTAGAGGCTATGCTATTGAGGCCTACACCATCCCAACAGGATCTATGGAAAAAAGCCTATTAATTGGCGACTATCTGTTTGTATCCAAACTAAGCTATGGCCCCAGAATTCCAGAAACCCCGTTAAGCATTCCTTTTACACACCATACTATACCAGGAACAGACGGGATGAAATCATTCACCGATTGGCTTTCCTTTCCATATTTCCGATTACCTGGATTAGGTAAGGTAGAAAGATTCGACCCAGTAGTGTTCAATTTTGCCCCAGGTGATACGGTAATTGTGGATATGCAACAGCAAGACTTAGGCCAAAATTCCCGTGATATGGCTGTAAGGTTAAATAGAGCCTCTCGCCCGGTTACCGACCAACAGGTAAAAGCAGCTAAGCAATACCTATTAAATAATAAGGACTGGGTAGTAAGACCAAACGACAAAAAAGAGAATTATATCAAGCGTTGTATTGGTATGCCTGGAGACACCTTAAAAATTGTTGACGCCCAGGTTTTTATCGATGGTAAAGCCATTGAAAACCCTGAAAATTACCAACAAGCATATAACGTTCTTTCTTCCACTCCCCTGAACAGATCGGTCTTAAAAAGAAGGTTTAATATTAATTCCAATGATGTTTTCGAAGGGATGAATGGAAGAGAGTACAATGTACCTCTAAATCCAAGAGATGCCGACAAACTAAAGGAAATACCTGGGGTAATTGCGGTAGAACAAGAAATTTCAGAAAAACGAAGTACTCCACCTGCAAACATGCCCATTTTCCCAAACGATCCTGGGTTTAACTGGACAGAAGACAATTTTGGACCCTTATACATCCCTAAAAAAGGAGCAACCATTAATTTAAATCTTGGGCTTTTACCGTTGTACGAAACGGTTATAAGAAAGTATGAAGGCAATGATTTGAAGGTGAAGAAAGGGAAAATTTACATTAACGGGGAGCAAACGAGCAAGTACACATTTAAAATGGATTACTATTTTATGATGGGTGATAACCGCCACCGAAGCGCAGACTCGAGATACTGGGGCTTTGTTCCAGAGAATCACGTTGTGGGTAAAGCGGTATTTATTTGGTTCTCTACAGACCCAGAAACGGGAATTAGATGGGATAGAATTTTTTCTTTCGCCAACTAA
- a CDS encoding DUF2911 domain-containing protein, with protein sequence MKKFFTLCSLLFVGLVASEAQEINRPQPSPKCEFTQEVGLSKVSVEYSRPSVRGREIFGGLVPFGEMWRTGANASTKIEFSDDVEFGGKKVPAGKYALYTIPNKDKWTIILHKNLTYWGTGGTQYKIEEDAARVDVGAGATKELVESFTIAIENLKVDGADLVLKWANTQVSVPLKVNTDEQMEKQIQAFMNPKPNYRPYYNAASYYHETGKNLSQALAWVDEALKINKGFWISHLKAKIQLDLKDYKGAIETATISMEAAREANNSDYVALNEKLIAKAKAKK encoded by the coding sequence ATGAAAAAGTTCTTTACACTTTGTAGTCTGCTTTTTGTAGGATTAGTTGCTAGTGAAGCACAGGAAATCAATAGACCACAACCAAGCCCCAAATGTGAGTTTACGCAAGAAGTAGGCCTTTCAAAAGTATCGGTGGAGTATTCAAGACCATCGGTAAGAGGGCGTGAAATTTTTGGAGGATTAGTTCCTTTTGGTGAAATGTGGAGAACAGGAGCCAATGCTTCTACCAAAATAGAATTCAGCGATGATGTTGAGTTTGGAGGTAAAAAAGTTCCTGCAGGGAAATACGCACTTTACACTATTCCAAACAAAGACAAGTGGACCATCATCCTTCACAAAAATCTAACTTATTGGGGTACAGGTGGAACTCAGTACAAAATTGAGGAAGATGCTGCACGTGTTGATGTGGGTGCTGGAGCAACCAAAGAATTAGTGGAGTCTTTTACAATTGCCATCGAAAACTTAAAGGTTGATGGAGCTGATTTAGTTCTTAAATGGGCAAATACTCAAGTATCTGTACCATTAAAGGTAAATACAGATGAGCAAATGGAAAAGCAAATCCAGGCGTTCATGAATCCAAAACCAAATTACAGACCATATTATAATGCCGCTTCTTATTACCACGAAACAGGTAAAAATTTAAGTCAGGCGTTGGCATGGGTTGATGAGGCACTTAAAATCAATAAAGGATTCTGGATTTCTCACTTAAAAGCTAAAATCCAACTGGATCTTAAGGATTACAAAGGAGCAATTGAAACTGCAACAATTTCTATGGAAGCTGCAAGAGAAGCAAACAATAGCGATTATGTTGCTTTAAACGAAAAGCTTATCGCAAAAGCGAAAGCGAAGAAGTAA